The following proteins come from a genomic window of Miscanthus floridulus cultivar M001 chromosome 2, ASM1932011v1, whole genome shotgun sequence:
- the LOC136527912 gene encoding expansin-B3-like: MATALSFKAFAVAALLSVVVTYGARAQQQQPDHNATDSQDRSLLSYSSGWLPARATWYGAPTGAGPDDNGGACGFKGTNQYPFSSMTSCGNEPIFKDGKGCGSCYQIRCLTSNHPACSGVPQTVIITDMNYYPVAKYHFDLSGTAFGAMASWGLNDKLRHAGIIDMQFRRVPCNFPGLTITFRVQQGSNPMYLAVLIEHENQDGDVVQADIMQNNSGYWEPMHESWGSIWRIDPNRPLQGPFSIRITNESGKQLVAKDIIPANYVADVDYRSYVQYTN; encoded by the exons ATGGCCACCGCGCTCTCCTTCAAGGCCTTTGCAGTGGCCGCGCTCCTCTCCGTGGTCGTCACCTATGGCGCTCgcgcccagcagcagcagcccgacCACAACGCCACCGACTCGCAGGACAGATCCTTGTTGTCCTACAGCAGTGGCTGGCTGCCGGCCAGGGCCACCTGGTACGGCGCGCCCACCGGCGCCGGCCCCGACGACAACG GTGGTGCGTGCGGGTTCAAGGGCACCAACCAGTACCCGTTCTCGTCCATGACGTCCTGTGGCAACGAGCCCATCTTCAAGGACGGCAAGGGCTGCGGCTCATGCTATCAG ATACGGTGCCTTACGAGCAACCACCCCGCCTGCTCCGGCGTGCCGCAGACGGTGATCATCACCGACATGAACTACTACCCGGTGGCCAAGTACCACTTCGACCTCAGCGGCACGGCGTTCGGCGCCATGGCCAGCTGGGGCCTCAACGACAAGCTCCGCCACGCCGGGATCATCGACATGCAGTTCAGGAGGGTGCCGTGCAACTTCCCGGGCCTGACCATCACCTTCCGCGTGCAGCAGGGCTCCAACCCCATGTACCTCGCCGTGCTCATCGAGCACGAGAACCAGGACGGCGACGTGGTGCAGGCGGACATCATGCAGAACAACTCCGGCTACTGGGAACCCATGCACGAGTCCTGGGGATCCATCTGGAGGATCGACCCCAACCGCCCGCTCCAGGGGCCCTTCTCCATCCGCATCACCAACGAGTCCGGCAAGCAGCTGGTGGCCAAGGACATTATCCCGGCCAACTATGTCGCCGACGTCGATTACCGCTCCTACGTCCAGTATACTAATTAA